One region of uncultured Sulfurimonas sp. genomic DNA includes:
- a CDS encoding M18 family aminopeptidase, whose protein sequence is MNKNDFNEGLMGFLDASPTPFHATKNMADMFENAGFIKLYEESKWELKKGSKYYLTRNDSSVIAFTYPVDAKNYTMVGTHTDSPNLKLKPNPVIKEHGVVKFGVESYGGLLLNPWFDRDLSIAGRIFYLNSKDEIKEALIDAKKPLAIIPSLAIHLDENANKERTINKQTDICPILTTLEDFDFREFLMWQLSKVNVLDVKELYASELSFYDTQKASFVGLNDDFIASARVDNLLNCYVGMLSICSVDADQPMLFIGSDHEEVGSASTSGAGGPFLQNTLSRMFSDFEEYMQMIRTSIMISADNAHAVHPNYPSKHDSKHAPRLNKGSVIKVNANQRYASNAKTISKFMKVASEQNEPIQHFVTRSDMGCGTTIGPITSTRLGIDTVDVGLPTLAMHSIRELAGSDDAYSLYKIILGYK, encoded by the coding sequence ATGAATAAAAATGATTTTAATGAAGGTTTAATGGGGTTCTTAGATGCATCTCCTACACCTTTTCATGCAACAAAAAATATGGCTGATATGTTTGAAAACGCTGGGTTTATAAAACTTTATGAAGAAAGTAAGTGGGAACTTAAAAAAGGTTCAAAATATTATTTAACTCGCAATGATTCTTCTGTTATAGCTTTTACTTATCCTGTAGATGCTAAAAACTATACTATGGTTGGGACTCATACTGATTCACCAAATCTAAAGTTAAAACCAAATCCTGTGATAAAAGAGCATGGAGTTGTGAAGTTTGGAGTTGAGTCTTATGGCGGTTTACTTTTAAATCCATGGTTTGATAGAGATCTATCTATAGCTGGAAGAATTTTTTATCTTAATAGTAAAGATGAAATTAAAGAGGCTCTTATAGATGCTAAAAAACCTCTTGCTATCATCCCATCTTTAGCTATTCATCTTGATGAAAATGCAAACAAAGAGAGAACTATAAATAAACAAACTGATATTTGCCCTATTTTAACTACTTTAGAAGATTTTGATTTTAGAGAGTTTTTAATGTGGCAACTATCTAAAGTAAATGTTTTAGATGTAAAAGAGTTATATGCATCTGAGCTTAGTTTTTATGACACGCAAAAAGCTTCTTTTGTTGGTTTAAATGATGATTTTATAGCTAGTGCAAGAGTTGATAATTTACTAAATTGTTATGTTGGGATGCTTAGCATCTGTAGTGTAGATGCAGACCAGCCAATGCTTTTTATAGGCAGTGATCATGAAGAGGTGGGAAGTGCATCTACTTCTGGTGCAGGTGGACCATTTTTACAAAATACACTCTCAAGAATGTTTAGTGATTTTGAGGAGTATATGCAGATGATACGAACATCAATTATGATTTCTGCGGATAATGCACACGCTGTTCATCCAAACTATCCATCTAAACATGACTCAAAACACGCTCCACGTCTAAATAAAGGAAGTGTTATAAAAGTAAATGCAAATCAAAGATATGCATCTAATGCTAAAACTATTTCTAAGTTTATGAAAGTAGCATCTGAGCAAAATGAGCCGATACAACACTTTGTTACAAGAAGTGATATGGGATGTGGAACTACTATAGGACCTATTACATCTACAAGACTTGGTATAGACACTGTAGATGTTGGACTTCCGACACTTGCTATGCACTCTATAAGGGAGCTTGCAGGAAGTGATGATGCTTACTCTTTGTATAAAATAATTCTTGGATATAAATAA
- a CDS encoding HAMP domain-containing sensor histidine kinase: MQTQDIVTPEELDLLIKQTYKVENEFNELKASYTHLQNTVEKVVEFLPNAIWIVNSDNSIFLQNSKARDLWELLKLLEFKNDDHEILFNSRSYLIKSSNYKDKIMLSATDITEQKRKENLATMGQMAAHLSHEIRNPIGSISLLSSTLKKRVLPENIPIVQEIQKSVYRIDRIIKATLMFSKGVEISKSKFMWNDLKNSIDMSIGYYGYSKDIDFKFPQENFELNADKNLLEMLFSNFIANAIDAIESDDNDDGIIEVVYEKDKIYHNFYIYDTGIDIENKEELFEAFKSTKVKGNGLGLVLCSQIAEAHGGEVKLVDSDKKCFKVKIKI; the protein is encoded by the coding sequence ATGCAAACTCAAGATATAGTAACTCCTGAGGAACTTGACCTTTTAATTAAGCAGACATATAAAGTTGAAAATGAGTTCAATGAGCTAAAGGCTTCTTATACTCATTTACAAAATACTGTTGAAAAAGTGGTTGAGTTTTTGCCAAATGCTATTTGGATAGTAAATAGTGACAATAGTATTTTTTTGCAAAACTCAAAAGCTAGAGATCTTTGGGAACTTTTAAAACTTCTTGAGTTTAAAAATGATGATCATGAAATTTTGTTTAATTCTCGCTCTTATCTTATAAAAAGTTCAAACTATAAAGATAAGATAATGCTTAGTGCTACAGATATAACTGAGCAAAAAAGAAAAGAAAATCTTGCAACAATGGGACAGATGGCAGCGCATCTATCTCATGAGATAAGAAATCCAATAGGTTCTATATCTCTACTTAGTTCAACTCTAAAAAAACGTGTTTTACCTGAAAATATTCCAATAGTGCAGGAGATACAAAAGTCTGTATATCGCATCGACAGAATTATAAAAGCTACTTTGATGTTTTCTAAAGGTGTTGAAATTTCAAAGAGTAAATTTATGTGGAATGATTTAAAAAATTCCATAGATATGTCCATAGGTTATTATGGTTATTCTAAAGATATTGATTTTAAATTTCCACAAGAAAATTTTGAGTTAAATGCAGATAAAAATCTTTTAGAGATGCTTTTTTCAAACTTTATTGCAAATGCCATAGATGCTATAGAAAGTGACGATAATGATGATGGAATCATAGAAGTTGTTTATGAAAAAGATAAAATATATCATAATTTTTACATCTACGATACTGGTATAGATATAGAAAATAAAGAAGAGCTTTTTGAAGCATTTAAGAGTACAAAAGTAAAAGGTAATGGTCTTGGATTGGTTCTATGTAGTCAAATAGCAGAGGCTCATGGAGGAGAAGTAAAGTTAGTAGATAGTGATAAAAAATGCTTTAAGGTTAAGATTAAGATTTAG